The nucleotide sequence CATTGAAACGTCTCGCCATGGCGGCGAACCATCAGATCGCCCCCGCCACCAAACAGACGCCCGCGTTCCAGGAGGGCCGCATCCTTCAACGGCGCGTCCTTCGCAAACACGATCGCTTCGGTCCATTCCCAGATCCGATAGGGCATATCGGCAAATCGCCAAGCTCCAAAGAACGCTTCGAGATCACCGGACCCGCACATTCCCCCCAGAATCGTCACATCGTTGGGCCCGCATCGGCTCCGCTGCACCCGTTCAACAATTTCATTAAAAAAATGGTCCCGTGACAATCCCTTCACCTTCCGCTTCCTCTCACTTCAAAGGATTTCGTTGTACCGGTAGAGTTTTTCAAGATGGTCGAAATCATGATCCTTTTGCAACACGAGGACTTCCGGTCTAACAAAATTTTCCACTTCTTTGTGGAATGCTCGGACCCAATTCCGCGCCACATCCTTCCACCCCGTCGTGCCGGGCGACACTTGAACGGTCTTATAAACCCCGCTCCTCTCCACCGACAATCCCAATTCCTCCAGCCCCCGGGGCGCGTCGTCCTCCGACAAGTAGCCGAAAGTCGCTTCCCACTCCGTTAGCCTCACCCGGCCAAACCCTTTGGCGCGCCCAAAACCCACAGTCAGCCAACCGTCGGCCAAGTCCCGGAGCACCAGGGCCAACCAGCCCAGTTCCCAATCCTCCGGATTCTCCAAGTGCAGCCGCAATTTGAACGCCGGGCGCCACAGAACCAAAGCGTCGAACTTGAGCCCGTTCACCCCGCCGCCGGTAAAACGGTCGATCGCCAAAAAATCCATCATTTTATATTGGGGTTCGGGTTGATCCGGTGTCGAGAAGAAAGGTGCGTCTTCAACGATCAAACGGCTCCCCCGTCGCGGACTGCCGAACAGGCGACAAGCCAAGCAGAGGGAATCGAGATATCCATCAGCCGTCCCGGGACCAGATTCAATTTTTCTCAGCAAGCTGTCGCAGCTTTCCAGATACAAGTACTGGTTTTTCACCCGGCTTCTGGCGTTGGGATCGCACGCCGGACAACGGCGCAGGAAGTCCTCGCGGTTTGCGGCACGGCGAGCAGCCAAGGTCCGCGCCAGCCGCTCGGCGTGAGACCGCAGGATTCCTCTAATTCCGGCGCCACCCAACACCGGCTGTTCCCATTCCGACAACCGGCTTAACAGCGGTGCATGATCAAAGCCGCTGACCATGGCGGTCAGGCTGTCGTTCATCAGCACCCCGCCTTCGGTCTGTAGGGTTCCTCTCAGGGTGATCCAGCTTCGGGCCGCCGCTTTGGGGAGTTCGCGCCCGGTATCGCCCCGGTCGTCCGATCCATGCCAGCTCTTTTCGGCCTTGGAACGGATCGCCTCACACCGCGCCATCAGCCAATCTTGGACGGGCGCAGCCCGCTCCCAGGGCTGGTCCGATCGCAAATAATGCATCAGTTGGGCCGGTTGACCCAAACGTAATTCTCGGAATTCCAGGTGGTGCAACGCCACGAATCCGAGCCCGCGAGCGGCTCGACCACCGATCCACAGCCGCTCTGCTTTCCATTCGGCCAACCCCGCCGCCAAAAGCTGCTCATCTTCTTCGCTCGCACCGCGAAGCTCCATTCGCAGTTCAAATTTCACACCCGGAGGCAGGACCTCCAGGTCAAACTTCACCGCCCCGGCTCTTGCGGCCACACCGGAGGCCCGCTCGATCCCCACGCCGTCACGAATCCAGGTGAGGGGCATCGTCCCGGAAAGAGGGCGGGCATTGAACACCAAGAGCCGGGAAGCCGCCGAGGTGATCCCCTCCGTGTCAGACGGGTTCACATCTCCGAAGAGCCTGCAGACCGGGCAGGAACAAGAGAGCTTGCGTTCGTCTGGCGTCTGTGCCAGCGCCCGGCAAGCCGTCCCCGAGAGGCGAGGGGCCAGCCGGGTGAGCAACGCCCGCAACGCGCCGGCAATGGCGGTCCCCGGAATGACCGGCCGACCGTCAGCATCGCAATGGATCAGGGCATCGGTCAACTCATTCCCCTTGCCGCTGCCCACATGAACGGAGGTTCGGGTCTCCAGCGTTCCCATGATAACCTTGTAGATCATTTGGCCTCCTCCCGCCCCTGGGTGTTGTCCTTGACAAGAGATGCAATCCTCATTGCTAAGCTTTCGATCCCCGCGCGCCAATGTCCTTCGCCCTTTTCCTGCAAGAACTCAAGTAGCCGACCGATTTTCTCTAACTCTTCCCTCAATTCTGCCTGGAAACGATTCAATTGGCAACGCTCCCCGCATTCTTCAACGCCTCCGAGGAGCGCGACCAATGACGAAGCCGGTTGCCCAATCTCATTCATGCGCGCAGCCAGCGCGGCAGGGGATTCGTTTCGATTGGCGTACAGCCATCGCGCCAGTCCTGTCAACCGGGCCTCCTGCCCTTTGAAACAATCCGGAGAAAACGCTTTATCCAGCCTTTCTTCCCAAAACCTATGAAACAAATCAGGTTCGGAAGGTTTCCTCAATCTCATGTCTTTTTGCAGGCGAATGACTCCCTCGGCGCTTAAACGTTCTTCAAACAGCGGGTGATTGAACGCAACGCGTCCAAACCCTTCGTGGCGCCGAATGCCGATTCCCCCGTCCTCCAGCCTCTGCAGCCGCGCGGCCCAGTCCCCTGGCGGATCCGGGAGCTGAAACACCACCGTCGTACCAGCCGCGAGGGCCATGTCCCGCCAACGGGGCAACCCCAAGACGGCGTTGAACCCGTCCACAACTTTGGTTCGGGCGTACACCTCGTGGAGAACCACCTTTTCCACCCCGAGCAGCCGGTTCAACCATTCTTCCGAAATGCCGGCGGCCTGCTGTCCCCACGTATGGGTCACGATCGCATCCGTCAAAAAAGTAAGTGTCAGCGGTTGGGAAGGATCCTTCACCCGCCGGTCCAGCGGCCATGGAACCCATAAAAACGGCTGACTGTCGATCCGCTCCAACCAGCCGGTCACTTTCCCGTATCCCCGCTGGCGAGCCTTCCCTAACCACAACGTAAACGCTCTCGTTTCGCCGATCCCCGTCCTTTCCTGCAGCCGGTGCCACCATTTTTCGCCACTCAATTGAATCTCCCCAAGAAAATACTGCCCCGCCCCAAGGACGCTGTAGCTGTACAAGTTCCCCGGCGCAACCCGCTGGGAGTTCGGGTCGATCCGGATGTGCATTTCTGTAAAACGTTCCGGCAACAGGGTGCCTACGTTCTGGTGATAAACCACATACTGGCCGACCGGTTCCAGTCTGCTTCCGCACACGGGACACCGGTCCTTTTCCTGTTTCCAAGCTGGAAAAACCCCATGGCCCACATCATCTCCCCGGAACGGCACGACACTGCACGTCAACAGTCCATACGGCGCCGGGATAGTCGGGTAGAGATAATCGTTATGATAGTAGGCGGGGTACAGCATCGAACATCTCATCTTCCCGCGCAGGAAAAGAGCGACAAAGTCGCGATACGTGGCCGGATCGCTCATGTTGTTTCGTCGTGCAGCCAAAGTAGCCAGTGCACCCAAAATGACATTGCCAGAAATATGTGTCTGGGTGTCATACCGATTCCCGGCGGCGGCCCTTTGGGCAATCAACAGCGGTTCATCCAGATACGCGATCATTCTCAAACGTACCCGCGTCCGATCTTCCCGTTTCTCCTTCCCTTCCTCTCTCCCTTTCTCCGCCGACGGCCAAGCGTGCCTCACCGTCATTCCGGTTCGCCGTTCGCCATGCGGTTCGCCATGGAGCCAAACTCTCTCAAAACGCTTTAACAGCCACTCTTCCCAGGATTCGTCCCGGGGTTTCCCCGTATCTGCCCCGACGACGTCCACCAGGTGAATGACGCATTCCCCCAGTCCGCGGCGGCGAGACCGGCCCGATTCTCTGACAAATCGCGCCGCCGCCACCAACAACGCCGCTTCATCCAGCGCCACCTCGTCGCTGTACGGAGATGTGACGGTGAACCGGAATGTTTGCCCCGCCACCCCTTCCTCCTGGGAAAACAGTTTGTGCGGTTCGGACCGGCGGGTTCGGGGATCGATGCGCACACGCCAACGGGTCGAAGAATCCTGGACAAACCGGGTCGTCGGCCCAGCGGACGAAATCCGCCAAGATTTTTCCTGTGCGGGAGAACCGAACAGCCTGTCCACGACGTCGCCGGTGGAGTTCTTCTTTGAAGGAATCACCTGAAGCAACCGGCAAGTCCCGTCCCGCAACAACCCTGCCAACATGCTTCCCCGCAGAATCGGCGTGCGGTCCGGATCCCGCAGCAAAGCGGAATCCACCCCAAACCCTTTTCCATGGCCCGCGCCCACGTGATAATTCGATATCCATTCGATTTCGAAAGTCAGGGTGAGCATATCAATCTTCTCCTTCGTACTCCGAACGGAGCTTGTCGACACGAAAGGCAAAGTCCCACGCTTCCAAGAGGTCGGGCAATTCGTGACCATACCAATGGCCGGATCCCCGGATTACATAACGCCACGGCTTTCCCGGCCACTTGTCCCCCGGCTCTTCCATGAGACGCCTCAGGATCCGGCCCGCCTCTTCACTGAACCGTTCGATCCTCTCCAACAGTCGATTCAATGTCCGATTCCAGCTGTTAAGCTCATCCTTCTCCGATAATCTCGGAGCGTGGTCAAACAACTGTTGCAACTCCGCAAGCCGTCTGTTCGGAAGAGCGCGCAATTCCCGACGCAGATCGAGCAAACGGGTGATAGACAAAGCGCTTTCTTCCGGTCCGCCGCTCGTTGCGAAATAAGGCCGCAGGGTCGAGCGATACTCTCCGCTATCAACGGTGTCGGCCAGCCGACCGCCCAATACAACTTCAAAGTTAACGGTGGACCGGGGACCGGTTTTTGGCTGTTTCTCGCACAACGTCAACTGTTTGCCCAATCGCTTCGCCTCTTTCAACCGCGCATCGCCGATTTCGTGGGCGTGGGAATAGGGATGTTTAGACTTGCAAATCACAACGGCAGTGGAAACACTCGGCCGAACCTCATCCGCCAGACCGATGTCTTTAAGCAGAGCTGCCATTTCGGACTCGTAAACTTCACAAAATCGCCGGGCAAAATCCAGAGCCCAGGGGGCGGGGATCAGGGCAAAGAGATCGTCGCCGCCCATGATCAGGGGCCACACCGGGATCGACAAGTTTTGTCCATTTTCGCGCTGTGTTGTTTTCATCAGTTCTTTAGTCGGAATTGCCAAAGCCCGGCGAATGACCCGGCCGAGTCCTTTGGACAATTCCCGCATCTGCTCGATTTCCACACATTTGGAAAATACCGTCCCCATGTCATTGCCGTCGGCGAGCAGATACGCGACATATTGGCGCGGATCATAGGCCGCAATGTTCTCCAAGATATCATCCGGACCGTTTGGGCCGTTTTGGCTGCCGTCCCCCGGTTTTTCATAACCGGGCCATCCGGCACCTTCCAACTCCGGTTCACCCTCCACCACCTCGCGGCGGAACGGTTCCAAGAAATCCTTGAACCCGCGTGCTCGCTCGGCATATTTGTTCTGGCACGAGGAACACAAATATTGCTCTTCATTTGGATGGTACGCCTGGTAGGCCACCGCGAGGCCGATGCCGCACGACGCGCAGAACGCCAGATAGGGCATCTGTTCCGGACTGTGCCACCCTTGGCGCCAGCGTTTGGCCTTCCGAAGCGCCTCATTGGCTAGGAAGGCTGACGAACCGAAGGCTCCGTCGGGTGCCTCCACCGGTTCGGCGACCGTCAGACTCCCTCCCGTCACCAAGCGGTATGCTTCCGCCAATTCCTCGCCGAAAGCCTCTGCTTGTGCTCTTTCATCAAATAGGATGCGGAAACTCCCTCCGTCGTGAATAATGACATCCCGGTCCGGATCGCCGCCGTAACGGGGCAACAAATATTTGGGCACTTTCTCGCAAAATCGGACGAGCAGTTGACTCCCGCCCACCACCTCGCGCAGGTGGGAGGAACGAAACAGGAGATCCTGAATCTTATCGGCCTCGGCCGCCAGAAGAAAACGGCTCACTCCGATCCCCCCTTCCCGGCCTCATCCCGGACAAGACTGGAAGGCAAGAACCGTTGCAATCCGCACAATTCGCACAGCTCCGGCCAGGGAACGGCTTCAGCGTATAAAGGCATATCCTTTGTCCGCAGTCCCAGAAAATCTTCGAAATTCGCCTCGACAAATCTCAACGCATCCTCCGCCCATTGTCTTGAAACCGGAAAGTATTTGTGCATTAAGTCGTTACGCCGGTTAAGGAATTTGTCCCAACCCTTCTCGCCTTTCGAAGGGTCGTCGCGAAACATGACCGTCTTGTTCCACCAAGGTTTCATCTCAGGCGGCTTAGGCAAGGTCATCTCCGGAGCATTTTTAAACGATATATCATGTTTCTTTCTATTTGAACCCACATGTATTTCTTTATCAGGATTTGTCAACGCTTTAAAGACTGATTCGGCTGAAGGGGTCTTGTTATCCAAAGGCTCCAAAAACCGCTTACGATCATTGTCATCTTTTATCAAATCGACCAACCGAGCCAACATAATAATTTCATTCAAAGCCCCAGCCCGAAGAAATGCCGAACGATAGTCTTGGGTATAGTCAATCAGCCGTTGGATGCGCTTCAGTTCATCATATGCGTATACCTTGAGCACCTCTTGGTCCCCATACAGATACTTAGGCGGTTCGACGTAATCGTCCCCTTCGATTCGATACCATCGGCCACCCAGTTCCACCACGGCGTTGGGCTGCCGGAAGTTTCCAAGATCTCGTTGGATCTCTTCCGCGCCCCGGTAGTCGCCCTGATCCCATTTTTCGTAGTATTCGAGATACCTGTCCAGGCTGTCCAGCGCATTTGCAGAGTCGGCCATCAAGGCAGACATCGCCTTCCAGATGTCCTCCAACAGTCTCCTGGCCTCCCGGAATTGATACCGCTGATACAAGAGCCGCACCCGCTCCCATTCGCGCAAGGCGAATTTCTCATACGGATTGGGCAGCTCGCCAATTTTCGACAGGTAACCGTATGGGCGGCGCGAATTTCGGTCGTATTCTGTAAAATCGACATACGAAATCCGCACTCCTGCGTACGCGGCGTACAAAAAAGCCCCCGCCACCATGCTCTTCTTCCCGCCGGTGATGTCGATGACCGGACAAGGTTCGTCGCGGAGCGTCTCCACCAAGGTGCGAAACACAGCCAGTGGGTCGTCAGCGGTTTCCACAAATTGACCCTCTCCGGCCGGGTTCTTCCCCAAGTATTTCGGGACACGATCGATCAACCCCTCGTCCCGCAGGCGCTCAATCGCCTCAAAGACATGGCCGACATACGCGTGCCTCGGTTCACCGGCATATTCGTCGTCGCTCAACACCAACAGAATCCCTGCAGGTTGGTACAGGCATATCGATTGAAGTAGGGGCTCTAAGGAAAGTCCAACTAGAAGGACGAGGGTCTCGCAATGCTCAGGAGAACTACGTTGTCGAATTTGTTCCATCTCCGCTTCCAACAAACTGTTTCCGCCTAATTTTTGTCTCTTATCAGAAATGTACTGTTCCAACACCCAATCAGTCGAGTCATTGTGCCGTTGCAACTCCCAATATCTTCGGGTATCTGATCTCAGGCTCTCCTCGTCCATCGCACACCTCCACACCTTGCCTCAGCTTCTGGCACCTGCGGGAAGGCCCAGAAGACCGTTCTTGAACAAAGGATTTCGACCAATGTCGAGGAAATTCCTTCCCCTTGGTGCAAGGATTTGCTACAATTCGACATATGTACAAAATCAGTCGTTTTTTGCGCGCCCGATTTTCCTAAGCCGCAAGCAGGCTTTCGAGAGGAGCCGAAGGTCATGACATCCTCCTTTTCAAACAAAGAGGAACTTCTCAACGTAATGGACGCTTGGTATGTCTCTGAACTCTTGCAACCGCCCAGGCTAGCCACAGAGAAGAGAAAATGTATAAAGATTCTTCCCGGAAGTCTTGAACCGTGGGCAGATCCCAAGTACGCCCGCCGAGAAGACGAAAGAGCCGTATGGTGGTTCCTGTGTCTTGGCGCGCTGAGTCTGAGAACAGCGACAAGGAAGTTGCTCCAAAAGTTTCGCGAAGAAATGTACGAGGAACGTGTCTCGTCTGCAGACGGGAAAATTCCCCTCGCTCTCATTGTTCTCGACGAGAGGGGACGGCCTGACCTGGAACAAATCTTTATTTCGACCTTCCCGTGGGCTTACAGCTTGGTACTCCACGATCGACTCCATGATTTGAAAAATTTCCAGAAAGTCGAGCAGACCTTGAAGCAGAACATCCTGCAGCACCTTCGACCCGATCCAAGTCATGGCAGCCCGACCCCGCTCACTGTCCAGGAGGTCCTCCATCTCACAGATAAGTTGACCCGCTCCATCTGCTTGCCGAAAGAAGACGCCCACCAGGTGAAGCCGTTTGCTCTCCGCATCCCGCAACGCAGAAACGAACCGCCCGAAGTCGATATGCTCAACAGCTTTTTCTTGGAAGACCTATCCACAGTGCGGAAAGCCCTCGAAAGGGAAAACATCGGCCTTGCCCTGGCCAGGTATTTGTACGGTCTCGATCCGGCCGAACGGCGCGATGTCGTGAAAGATCGGACTGTGCTCCGGGAAATCCTGGCTCCCGGCCGCACTCCGAAATCCCGGTGGCCCGGACGCAACCGGCCTTCTTTGTCCCTGATGCAGCAGTGTGCGGTCAACCATGCGGCCAGGGAATTGGGGAAATCCGGCATGGCGTCCGTCAACGGACCACCCGGCACCGGGAAAACCACCATGTTGCGCGATCTCGTGGCGAAAGTGGTGTTGGACCGCGCCGTGGTCCTCGCGGCGTTCGATCACCCGGAAGCAGCCTTCCGCTCGCCAAAACGAGTCCCGATCCGCGAAAGAATCGCAACGATTTACCGGGTGGACCCCGCCCTTCTCGGGTTCGAGATGGTCGTCGCCTCATCGAACAATCAGGCCGTGGAAAACATCAGTCGCCAACTCCCGCTTTGCCAGGAGATTGCCGATGATTTTGATCCACCGATCCGGTATTTTGCCTCCATCGCCGATCGCCTCACTGTTAAACAAGAAGACGGCATGACGTGGGGACTGGCCGCGGCGGTTTTGGGCAATAAGGACAATCGCCGGGATTTTGTCGAACGCTTTTGGTGGGAACAAGAGCGAGGCATGAAACACTATTTGCAGGCGGTCGGCTCCCCAAAGGACGGTGCCGACTTGCCGGCGGTGGCTGTCATTGAACAAGCCCCAAAAGATCAAAACGAGGCGTTAACCCGTTGGCACACCGCACGGGCGAACTTCAGGAATTCTTTAGAACGCGTCACAAACCTGTTGCACACCCTGGAACTGGCAAGAGAAGCCCTGGAACAGAAAGAGGCAAACCGGATGGATGTGCATCAGACCGCGGAGGCAGCCAAAAAGGCGCGGTTGATCCAGCAGCAACAGGAAGAAAAATTCGCCGAAGCAGAACGGCTCTGGAAGGAAGCCGCCGAACGCACCGCCGCAGCAGCCGACGATCGAAAGGCTCTTCTCGCTCTCCGCCCAAACTTTTTCGCCCGTCTTTTCTCCACAAACGCCTACCGGCACTGGCAACAGCGCGCAGAAGAGGCCTTGGCCGCTGTCAGCATCGCACGAGAGGAAGAAAAACGATACAAGGAGCAACGGGATCGAGCGCAAAAAGAAGTCGAACAGGCGAGAACTCAGTGTGAAAGGGCCGAAAAAGAGCGTGAGAACGCTTTGCGGCGCATGCAAGAGATTGAGGAGAAGATTGACCGGGGGCGCCAACTCGCCGGGGATTGTTTCGCCGATCCGGACTTTTGGCAGCAAAGCGAAAAGGACTTGGAACGAAGCACGCCATGGCTGGGGCCGGACATTCAGCGGGCGCGGGATGAACTTTTTAAGCGGGCGTTTGAGTTACACCGCGCCTTTGTCGACGCGGCGGCCAAGCCTCTGCACGCGAACCTCGGCACCATGATGGCAGTATTGCGCACCAAGTCCCTTCACCCCGACCTCACCACGCTGCTTCGACACCTTTGGGCCAGTTTTTTCTTGGTCGTGCCGGTGGTCTCCACCACTTTCGCGTCCTTTGGCAGGCTTTTCAGCGGCCTCGGGAAGGAAGAAATCGGATGGCTGTTCATCGACGAAGCCGGTCAAGCCACGCCGCAATCGGCAGTCGGCGCCCTGTGGAGGTGCCGCCGAGCCGTGGTTGTCGGGGACCCCATGCAAATCGAACCGGTTGTCACCACCCCCCTGCCGTTGATCGAAGCCCTGTTCAAACAGTTTGGCGTAGATCCAGGCCAATGGGCGGCTCCGTGGATATCCGTCCAGACGTTGGCCGACCGGGGGAGTTGGCTGGGAACCTCTCTGATGGGTGAGGGTGAACCGATCTGGGTCGGCTGCCCTCTGCGGGTCCATCGCCGGTGCGATGAACCCATGTTTTCCATTTCGAATCAGATCGCTTACAACGGCTTGATGGTGTTCGCCACGCCCCCGGAACGGCCGTGCCGGACCGGCCAAGTGCTTGGGGAAACCCGGTGGATTGACGTCAAAGGAGAAAACATCGACGGAAAATGGTCGCCCCCGGAAGGAGAGAGATCGGCGGAACTGTTGCTGATCGCCGTCGAACGCCGTCTTCAAGACGGATTGCAGCCGTGTGTGCCGAATGATATCTTTTTCATCACACCATTTCGTCAAGTCGCTTTCAAATTGAGGGATCACTTGAGAGCCGCCCTGGCCGATTGTCAAAAACGACACCAGATTCCTCTTTTTTCTTCGGAAGAGGAGCTCAACGAGTGGTTCGAGCGGCAAATCGGGACCATCCACACCTTTCAGGGCAAAGAGGCGGAAGCGGTGATCCTGGTCCTGGGAGCACCCGGCAAACAATCTCTAGGAGCGCGGTATTGGGCGGGAAAATCGCCAAACTTGCTCAATGTCGCCGTGACCCGTGCTAAGCAGCGCCTCTATGTGATCGGAGATTTTTCCGCCTGGAAGTCAATACCCTATTTTTCCACATTGTCAAAGTCTCTCGGCGGCCCGTCCCATTGACGGTCAGAACTCAAGATATCAATCAGTTT is from Kyrpidia tusciae DSM 2912 and encodes:
- a CDS encoding Cas10/Cmr2 second palm domain-containing protein encodes the protein MSRFLLAAEADKIQDLLFRSSHLREVVGGSQLLVRFCEKVPKYLLPRYGGDPDRDVIIHDGGSFRILFDERAQAEAFGEELAEAYRLVTGGSLTVAEPVEAPDGAFGSSAFLANEALRKAKRWRQGWHSPEQMPYLAFCASCGIGLAVAYQAYHPNEEQYLCSSCQNKYAERARGFKDFLEPFRREVVEGEPELEGAGWPGYEKPGDGSQNGPNGPDDILENIAAYDPRQYVAYLLADGNDMGTVFSKCVEIEQMRELSKGLGRVIRRALAIPTKELMKTTQRENGQNLSIPVWPLIMGGDDLFALIPAPWALDFARRFCEVYESEMAALLKDIGLADEVRPSVSTAVVICKSKHPYSHAHEIGDARLKEAKRLGKQLTLCEKQPKTGPRSTVNFEVVLGGRLADTVDSGEYRSTLRPYFATSGGPEESALSITRLLDLRRELRALPNRRLAELQQLFDHAPRLSEKDELNSWNRTLNRLLERIERFSEEAGRILRRLMEEPGDKWPGKPWRYVIRGSGHWYGHELPDLLEAWDFAFRVDKLRSEYEGED
- a CDS encoding DEAD/DEAH box helicase, which encodes MLQKFREEMYEERVSSADGKIPLALIVLDERGRPDLEQIFISTFPWAYSLVLHDRLHDLKNFQKVEQTLKQNILQHLRPDPSHGSPTPLTVQEVLHLTDKLTRSICLPKEDAHQVKPFALRIPQRRNEPPEVDMLNSFFLEDLSTVRKALERENIGLALARYLYGLDPAERRDVVKDRTVLREILAPGRTPKSRWPGRNRPSLSLMQQCAVNHAARELGKSGMASVNGPPGTGKTTMLRDLVAKVVLDRAVVLAAFDHPEAAFRSPKRVPIRERIATIYRVDPALLGFEMVVASSNNQAVENISRQLPLCQEIADDFDPPIRYFASIADRLTVKQEDGMTWGLAAAVLGNKDNRRDFVERFWWEQERGMKHYLQAVGSPKDGADLPAVAVIEQAPKDQNEALTRWHTARANFRNSLERVTNLLHTLELAREALEQKEANRMDVHQTAEAAKKARLIQQQQEEKFAEAERLWKEAAERTAAAADDRKALLALRPNFFARLFSTNAYRHWQQRAEEALAAVSIAREEEKRYKEQRDRAQKEVEQARTQCERAEKERENALRRMQEIEEKIDRGRQLAGDCFADPDFWQQSEKDLERSTPWLGPDIQRARDELFKRAFELHRAFVDAAAKPLHANLGTMMAVLRTKSLHPDLTTLLRHLWASFFLVVPVVSTTFASFGRLFSGLGKEEIGWLFIDEAGQATPQSAVGALWRCRRAVVVGDPMQIEPVVTTPLPLIEALFKQFGVDPGQWAAPWISVQTLADRGSWLGTSLMGEGEPIWVGCPLRVHRRCDEPMFSISNQIAYNGLMVFATPPERPCRTGQVLGETRWIDVKGENIDGKWSPPEGERSAELLLIAVERRLQDGLQPCVPNDIFFITPFRQVAFKLRDHLRAALADCQKRHQIPLFSSEEELNEWFERQIGTIHTFQGKEAEAVILVLGAPGKQSLGARYWAGKSPNLLNVAVTRAKQRLYVIGDFSAWKSIPYFSTLSKSLGGPSH
- a CDS encoding RAMP superfamily CRISPR-associated protein, giving the protein MIYKVIMGTLETRTSVHVGSGKGNELTDALIHCDADGRPVIPGTAIAGALRALLTRLAPRLSGTACRALAQTPDERKLSCSCPVCRLFGDVNPSDTEGITSAASRLLVFNARPLSGTMPLTWIRDGVGIERASGVAARAGAVKFDLEVLPPGVKFELRMELRGASEEDEQLLAAGLAEWKAERLWIGGRAARGLGFVALHHLEFRELRLGQPAQLMHYLRSDQPWERAAPVQDWLMARCEAIRSKAEKSWHGSDDRGDTGRELPKAAARSWITLRGTLQTEGGVLMNDSLTAMVSGFDHAPLLSRLSEWEQPVLGGAGIRGILRSHAERLARTLAARRAANREDFLRRCPACDPNARSRVKNQYLYLESCDSLLRKIESGPGTADGYLDSLCLACRLFGSPRRGSRLIVEDAPFFSTPDQPEPQYKMMDFLAIDRFTGGGVNGLKFDALVLWRPAFKLRLHLENPEDWELGWLALVLRDLADGWLTVGFGRAKGFGRVRLTEWEATFGYLSEDDAPRGLEELGLSVERSGVYKTVQVSPGTTGWKDVARNWVRAFHKEVENFVRPEVLVLQKDHDFDHLEKLYRYNEIL
- a CDS encoding CRISPR-associated protein Cas02710 translates to MDEESLRSDTRRYWELQRHNDSTDWVLEQYISDKRQKLGGNSLLEAEMEQIRQRSSPEHCETLVLLVGLSLEPLLQSICLYQPAGILLVLSDDEYAGEPRHAYVGHVFEAIERLRDEGLIDRVPKYLGKNPAGEGQFVETADDPLAVFRTLVETLRDEPCPVIDITGGKKSMVAGAFLYAAYAGVRISYVDFTEYDRNSRRPYGYLSKIGELPNPYEKFALREWERVRLLYQRYQFREARRLLEDIWKAMSALMADSANALDSLDRYLEYYEKWDQGDYRGAEEIQRDLGNFRQPNAVVELGGRWYRIEGDDYVEPPKYLYGDQEVLKVYAYDELKRIQRLIDYTQDYRSAFLRAGALNEIIMLARLVDLIKDDNDRKRFLEPLDNKTPSAESVFKALTNPDKEIHVGSNRKKHDISFKNAPEMTLPKPPEMKPWWNKTVMFRDDPSKGEKGWDKFLNRRNDLMHKYFPVSRQWAEDALRFVEANFEDFLGLRTKDMPLYAEAVPWPELCELCGLQRFLPSSLVRDEAGKGGSE
- a CDS encoding RAMP superfamily CRISPR-associated protein, with amino-acid sequence MLTLTFEIEWISNYHVGAGHGKGFGVDSALLRDPDRTPILRGSMLAGLLRDGTCRLLQVIPSKKNSTGDVVDRLFGSPAQEKSWRISSAGPTTRFVQDSSTRWRVRIDPRTRRSEPHKLFSQEEGVAGQTFRFTVTSPYSDEVALDEAALLVAAARFVRESGRSRRRGLGECVIHLVDVVGADTGKPRDESWEEWLLKRFERVWLHGEPHGERRTGMTVRHAWPSAEKGREEGKEKREDRTRVRLRMIAYLDEPLLIAQRAAAGNRYDTQTHISGNVILGALATLAARRNNMSDPATYRDFVALFLRGKMRCSMLYPAYYHNDYLYPTIPAPYGLLTCSVVPFRGDDVGHGVFPAWKQEKDRCPVCGSRLEPVGQYVVYHQNVGTLLPERFTEMHIRIDPNSQRVAPGNLYSYSVLGAGQYFLGEIQLSGEKWWHRLQERTGIGETRAFTLWLGKARQRGYGKVTGWLERIDSQPFLWVPWPLDRRVKDPSQPLTLTFLTDAIVTHTWGQQAAGISEEWLNRLLGVEKVVLHEVYARTKVVDGFNAVLGLPRWRDMALAAGTTVVFQLPDPPGDWAARLQRLEDGGIGIRRHEGFGRVAFNHPLFEERLSAEGVIRLQKDMRLRKPSEPDLFHRFWEERLDKAFSPDCFKGQEARLTGLARWLYANRNESPAALAARMNEIGQPASSLVALLGGVEECGERCQLNRFQAELREELEKIGRLLEFLQEKGEGHWRAGIESLAMRIASLVKDNTQGREEAK